In one Lysobacter alkalisoli genomic region, the following are encoded:
- a CDS encoding LytR/AlgR family response regulator transcription factor — MPTAIVAEDEALLRQSLVELLQRAWPELEIVAECDDGAGALEAIEQHRPGVAFLDIRMPGLTGMDVAAAAIEASPATRIVFITAYDQYAVEAFEHGAVDYLLKPVDPERLDATVRRLQSPPGPGLDAALLDALAARMKGVALAPAEPLTWITASAGRETRLILVDDVIYFRADHKYTVVVTAEGEALIRKPIRDLLEVLDPTVFKQVHRSTIVNLRAIAAIVRDDSGRGTLRLRNREETLPVSAPFMTLFRHM; from the coding sequence ATGCCCACGGCGATCGTGGCCGAGGACGAGGCCCTGCTGCGGCAGTCGCTGGTCGAGCTGCTGCAACGGGCATGGCCGGAGCTGGAGATCGTCGCCGAGTGCGACGACGGTGCCGGCGCGCTGGAAGCGATCGAACAGCATCGTCCGGGCGTGGCCTTCCTCGATATCCGCATGCCCGGCCTGACCGGCATGGATGTGGCCGCCGCCGCCATCGAAGCCAGTCCGGCCACCCGCATCGTCTTCATCACCGCCTACGACCAGTACGCGGTCGAGGCCTTCGAGCACGGTGCGGTCGACTACCTGCTCAAGCCGGTCGATCCGGAACGGCTGGACGCGACCGTGCGGCGGCTGCAGTCACCGCCCGGTCCCGGGCTCGATGCCGCCCTGCTCGATGCGCTCGCCGCGCGCATGAAGGGCGTTGCGCTGGCGCCGGCCGAACCGCTGACCTGGATCACCGCCAGCGCCGGCCGCGAGACCCGGCTGATCCTGGTCGACGATGTCATCTACTTCCGCGCCGACCACAAGTACACCGTGGTCGTCACTGCCGAGGGCGAGGCGCTGATCCGCAAGCCGATCCGCGACCTGCTCGAAGTGCTCGACCCGACCGTGTTCAAGCAGGTCCACCGTTCGACCATCGTCAACCTGCGCGCGATCGCCGCGATTGTCCGCGACGACAGTGGGCGCGGCACCCTGCGCCTGCGCAATCGCGAGGAGACCCTCCCGGTCAGTGCGCCGTTCATGACCCTTTTCCGTCACATGTAG
- a CDS encoding serine hydrolase domain-containing protein, protein MSKRRFLKVFAAVLSMVALIVLVWGCRPFVDRQAIASNPVPVASAPMTAEHAGRLVTWIEKEADGIEAFIAVRDGKVLLSHGAVDLPMSLASVRKSVLSLLFGIAWDRGLIDLDATLAELGIDEGAIPLTETEKLATIEQLLQSRSGVYLHSGAETVENKDGRPRRGQFLPGEHYFYNNWDFNVLGAIFEQQAGIPIGEALDSWLAVPLGMQDFHASHVLYDSRGSDSDFRTYRIHMSARDLARLGVLVQQDGLWGRERIVSKQWLDRSTTPYSVPDSPFYDGFGYSWWLNSELNAVLADGWGGQYLLIDRDHDLVLVTRRDNGNSILGYLVSSQLKPEGHPADIQKLDAMIRDMVATPVQ, encoded by the coding sequence GTGAGCAAACGACGTTTCCTCAAAGTTTTTGCGGCCGTTCTGTCGATGGTGGCGTTGATCGTGCTGGTGTGGGGGTGCCGGCCCTTTGTCGACCGGCAGGCGATTGCATCCAATCCCGTTCCTGTGGCCTCGGCTCCCATGACGGCGGAGCATGCCGGGCGACTGGTGACCTGGATCGAAAAGGAAGCGGACGGGATCGAGGCGTTCATCGCGGTCCGGGACGGGAAGGTGCTGCTGAGCCATGGAGCGGTCGATCTCCCCATGAGTCTGGCGTCTGTCCGCAAGAGCGTCCTCAGCCTGCTGTTCGGGATCGCCTGGGATCGCGGACTGATCGATCTGGATGCGACGCTTGCCGAACTGGGCATCGACGAGGGCGCGATCCCGTTGACCGAGACCGAGAAGCTGGCCACGATCGAACAGCTGTTGCAGTCGCGCTCGGGGGTCTACCTCCATTCCGGGGCCGAAACCGTGGAGAACAAAGACGGCCGCCCCCGACGCGGGCAGTTCCTGCCCGGCGAGCACTACTTCTACAACAACTGGGACTTCAACGTTCTTGGTGCCATCTTCGAACAGCAGGCCGGAATCCCGATCGGCGAAGCGCTGGACTCGTGGCTGGCGGTGCCACTGGGAATGCAGGATTTCCATGCAAGCCATGTCCTGTACGACAGCAGGGGCTCGGACTCCGACTTCAGGACCTACCGAATCCACATGAGCGCGCGTGACCTGGCGCGTCTGGGGGTGCTTGTGCAACAGGACGGCCTGTGGGGTCGCGAACGGATCGTCTCGAAGCAATGGCTGGATCGCAGCACCACGCCGTACTCGGTTCCCGACAGTCCGTTCTATGACGGCTTCGGCTATTCGTGGTGGCTGAACTCGGAACTCAATGCGGTGCTGGCCGATGGCTGGGGTGGCCAGTACCTGCTGATCGACCGCGATCACGACCTCGTCCTGGTGACGCGCCGGGACAACGGAAACTCCATTCTTGGGTACCTGGTCTCGAGCCAGCTCAAGCCTGAAGGACACCCTGCGGACATCCAGAAGCTGGATGCCATGATCCGCGACATGGTTGCGACCCCGGTGCAGTGA